One segment of Nostoc piscinale CENA21 DNA contains the following:
- the atpC gene encoding ATP synthase F1 subunit epsilon has protein sequence MALTVRVISPDKTIWDAEAEEVILPSTTGQLGILSGHAPLLTALDTGVMRVRASKNTNWQAIALLGGFAEVEADEVTILVNGAERGDTIDVDSARTAYNEAQTRLAQVPAGDRQAQIQANQAYKRARARFQAAGGLV, from the coding sequence ATGGCATTAACCGTTCGTGTAATTTCCCCAGACAAAACAATCTGGGATGCTGAAGCTGAAGAGGTAATTTTACCCAGTACAACTGGTCAGCTAGGTATCCTCAGTGGACACGCGCCTCTGTTGACAGCCTTAGATACAGGAGTAATGCGTGTTCGTGCCAGCAAAAATACCAACTGGCAAGCGATCGCACTTTTGGGTGGTTTCGCAGAAGTAGAAGCTGATGAAGTGACAATTCTCGTCAATGGCGCAGAACGTGGCGACACCATCGACGTAGACAGCGCACGCACAGCTTACAACGAAGCCCAAACCCGCCTAGCTCAAGTTCCAGCAGGCGATCGACAAGCTCAAATCCAAGCCAACCAAGCGTACAAACGCGCTCGCGCTCGTTTTCAAGCTGCTGGTGGTTTGGTGTAA
- a CDS encoding SPFH domain-containing protein, producing the protein MKTFPSCFGKSKQNKLVRLGLSALTALAITGGIHSVNATSLKTQNSAEIASASVNLSQTQAVTNQPSYQAMQIAPLIPIVVLGGVVIFVPLFFGGLVVIGEREVGIVVKKFALSGRGLPAGRLIALNGEAGLQADTLAPGWHWGYWPWQYSVRKEPVVVVPQGEIALIVSADGASNPPERILGKIVDCDNFQDARKFLTNGGEKGRQMSFLTAGTYRINTALFRVIMAANAKHNDMQAEQLRVYSVASDKVGIVTTLDGLPIPAGEIAGPMIPGHDNFQNGQKFLDAGGRRGLQEQILLSGSWNLNPWFVQVEQVPMSEIPIGYVGVVISFVGQSQEDVSGATFTHGNLVNPGHKGVWIEPLYPGKHPVNSRIMKIELVPTTNIVLNWSSRTERHSYDAHLASLTVRSRDGFAFDLEVAQIIHVGALDAPKVISRVGSMQNLVDHVLEPTIGNYFRNSAQDYTVLDFLTARSDRQAEAAEYIRAALRAYDVQAIDTLIGDIQPPASLMQTQTDRKIAEEQRKTYEVQQVAQTQRQLLVRETALADIQQEMVKSEKSVQIAELKAQAQIQHATGDAEGIKLRAIAEAEGIRATGNAKAETYRAGVEALGQQGYTAMQLMQIIGDRNVRLIPEVLVSGNGSNNGLVDGLLSMILWNQTAKQGEVTPTSLHPHPIVVNNPSVSPNNHSPIVAELPTDK; encoded by the coding sequence ATGAAAACTTTTCCATCTTGCTTTGGTAAGAGTAAGCAAAATAAATTAGTTCGTTTGGGATTGTCGGCATTGACAGCTTTAGCCATCACAGGCGGTATACATTCAGTTAATGCAACTTCCCTAAAAACCCAAAATTCAGCAGAAATCGCTTCAGCATCAGTCAATCTCAGCCAAACACAAGCCGTTACTAATCAGCCTTCCTATCAAGCAATGCAGATAGCACCATTGATTCCTATAGTGGTACTTGGTGGCGTTGTTATATTTGTGCCGTTGTTTTTTGGCGGACTCGTAGTGATTGGCGAACGGGAAGTTGGCATTGTCGTGAAAAAATTTGCCCTTTCTGGACGCGGACTGCCAGCCGGACGATTGATTGCCCTCAACGGTGAAGCTGGTTTACAAGCTGATACCCTTGCACCGGGTTGGCACTGGGGTTACTGGCCTTGGCAATATTCCGTTCGCAAAGAACCTGTAGTGGTAGTACCTCAAGGTGAAATCGCCTTGATTGTATCCGCAGATGGCGCATCCAACCCACCAGAAAGGATTTTGGGCAAAATTGTCGATTGCGATAATTTCCAAGATGCACGCAAGTTTCTGACCAATGGCGGCGAAAAGGGTCGTCAAATGAGTTTCTTGACTGCTGGTACTTACCGCATTAATACTGCACTGTTTCGCGTCATTATGGCGGCTAATGCCAAACACAATGATATGCAGGCAGAACAGTTGCGGGTGTATAGTGTGGCATCAGATAAAGTCGGCATTGTCACCACTTTGGATGGTTTACCGATTCCGGCTGGTGAAATCGCAGGGCCGATGATTCCCGGACACGACAATTTCCAGAATGGGCAAAAATTCCTCGATGCTGGTGGTAGACGAGGTTTGCAAGAGCAAATTTTACTGTCTGGTTCGTGGAACCTGAACCCTTGGTTTGTGCAGGTTGAGCAAGTCCCAATGTCTGAAATCCCGATTGGCTATGTGGGTGTGGTGATTTCTTTCGTTGGTCAATCTCAAGAAGATGTCAGTGGCGCAACTTTTACGCATGGTAACTTGGTGAATCCCGGACACAAGGGTGTGTGGATAGAACCGTTGTACCCAGGTAAGCATCCTGTCAACTCTCGAATTATGAAAATTGAGTTGGTTCCCACGACTAACATTGTGTTGAATTGGTCAAGTCGTACCGAACGCCACAGTTATGATGCTCATTTGGCTTCTTTGACAGTGCGATCGCGCGATGGTTTTGCCTTTGATTTAGAAGTCGCCCAAATTATTCACGTAGGCGCTTTGGATGCACCAAAGGTAATTTCCCGTGTGGGTTCAATGCAAAATTTAGTTGACCATGTATTAGAACCGACTATTGGTAACTATTTCCGCAACTCCGCCCAAGATTACACTGTACTTGACTTTCTCACCGCCCGGAGCGATCGCCAAGCAGAAGCGGCTGAATATATTCGCGCCGCATTACGCGCCTATGACGTGCAAGCAATTGACACTTTAATCGGTGATATTCAACCGCCAGCATCCTTGATGCAAACCCAAACTGACCGCAAAATTGCTGAAGAACAACGCAAAACTTACGAAGTGCAGCAGGTAGCCCAAACCCAACGTCAGCTACTAGTTAGGGAAACAGCATTGGCTGATATCCAACAAGAAATGGTGAAATCAGAAAAAAGCGTCCAAATTGCGGAACTCAAAGCCCAAGCTCAAATTCAACACGCTACTGGGGACGCAGAAGGAATCAAACTACGGGCTATAGCCGAAGCCGAAGGAATCCGCGCCACAGGTAACGCCAAAGCCGAAACCTACCGCGCTGGTGTGGAAGCCTTGGGACAACAAGGTTATACAGCTATGCAACTAATGCAAATTATCGGCGATCGCAACGTCCGGTTGATACCAGAAGTTTTGGTCAGTGGTAACGGTAGTAATAATGGCTTGGTCGATGGTTTACTTTCAATGATTTTGTGGAATCAAACCGCCAAGCAAGGTGAAGTCACACCCACATCTTTACATCCGCATCCAATAGTTGTGAATAACCCATCAGTTTCACCAAATAATCACTCGCCGATAGTTGCGGAGTTACCAACGGATAAGTAA
- a CDS encoding cadmium resistance transporter → MNEIITAIPTGITAFTATNLDDLVILTLLFSQANATFSRRHIVIGQYLGFCTLVIASLFGFLGGLILPSHWIGLLGLVPITIGLNRLFNPEINSSSDVESEIELSHSSTVASFLSPQAYSVAAITIANGSDNVGIYMPLFANSTVLELLLIITVFLLLVGVWCYVTYKLTCQSAIANLLTRYGNSFVPFVLIGLGVFIILDSASLTPIALTVTCLCLMGLLKIIQTSKFKTQIL, encoded by the coding sequence ATGAACGAAATTATTACAGCTATCCCCACCGGAATCACGGCTTTTACAGCTACCAACCTAGATGATTTAGTTATTCTCACGCTGTTATTCTCTCAGGCAAATGCCACTTTCAGCCGTCGGCATATTGTAATTGGTCAGTACCTAGGCTTCTGTACTCTAGTTATTGCTAGCCTATTTGGTTTTCTAGGAGGGTTGATATTACCATCTCATTGGATTGGGCTTTTGGGTTTAGTGCCAATTACTATTGGATTAAATCGTTTGTTTAATCCCGAAATTAATTCTTCATCTGATGTAGAATCAGAAATAGAATTGTCTCATTCTTCTACTGTCGCTAGTTTTTTATCTCCTCAAGCTTATAGTGTGGCGGCTATTACCATTGCAAACGGCAGTGATAATGTAGGCATTTATATGCCATTATTCGCTAATAGTACTGTTTTGGAGTTGCTATTAATTATTACAGTCTTCTTATTGCTGGTAGGCGTTTGGTGTTACGTGACTTATAAACTGACTTGCCAAAGTGCGATCGCCAATTTGTTAACCCGTTATGGCAATAGTTTTGTTCCCTTTGTATTGATAGGCTTAGGCGTGTTTATTATCTTAGATAGTGCTTCGCTGACTCCAATTGCTTTGACAGTAACTTGTTTATGTTTAATGGGATTACTCAAAATAATTCAAACTTCCAAATTTAAAACTCAAATTTTGTAA
- a CDS encoding DUF1003 domain-containing protein has translation MNTTKKTLSNSVDVKVIENTSTEQLTRGQRLADKLASHVGSWKFLICQSTVLAGWVGMNLAPGVPHWDESPFIMLNLVFSFASAYTAPIVLMSQNRQSDTDRRNAEIDHQVNLRASQNIELLHQKLDELHSQKLNELTQIIKEQQQVINELKVTLVHTPKENKEVKVALLPGMHIQTNSKFAKQSSSNKYFSVDQPVGDNNKVVEKLTRQ, from the coding sequence ATGAATACCACCAAAAAAACATTATCAAATAGCGTTGATGTAAAAGTAATTGAAAATACATCCACAGAGCAATTAACACGCGGACAGCGGCTTGCCGATAAATTAGCGAGCCATGTAGGCTCTTGGAAATTTCTGATTTGCCAAAGCACTGTCTTAGCAGGATGGGTGGGAATGAACTTGGCACCAGGAGTTCCTCACTGGGATGAGTCACCTTTTATTATGCTCAACTTGGTGTTTTCATTTGCTTCGGCCTATACTGCACCAATTGTATTAATGAGTCAGAATCGCCAGTCTGACACTGACCGCAGAAATGCCGAAATCGACCACCAAGTGAATCTGAGAGCTAGTCAAAATATTGAATTGTTACATCAAAAATTGGATGAATTACACTCTCAAAAGCTCAATGAACTAACTCAAATTATCAAAGAACAACAACAAGTTATCAATGAACTTAAAGTTACTTTAGTGCATACTCCGAAAGAGAATAAAGAAGTTAAAGTAGCTCTTTTACCAGGAATGCACATTCAAACTAACAGCAAATTTGCTAAACAAAGTTCCAGCAATAAATATTTTTCTGTTGACCAACCAGTAGGCGATAACAATAAAGTTGTTGAAAAGCTGACTCGCCAATAA
- a CDS encoding acetate kinase produces the protein MKILVLNAGSSSQKSCLYEIADDALPPEAPKPLWEGKVNWTQDRGAAEIEVKTASGETLHESIYGDSRQAHMAYMLYTLSRGATKVVNEVSEIDVVGHRVVHGGQDYRHSVVVTEEVKGAIARLSNLAPAHNPAALEGIEAIEKSLGEVPQVAVFDTGFHSTLPDAAAIYPGPYEWVEQGIRRYGFHGISHQYCSGRAAQILGRDLASLRIISCHLGNGCSLAAIKDGRSIDTTMGFTPLDGLMMGSRCGSIDPGILIYLMRQFNYSAESLDYVLNKASGLRGISGVSSDLPQVIDAIAQGNERAQLAWDMYVHRLRSEIGAMLASLGGLDVLLFTAGVGEKSAGIRQAVCEAFGFLGLKIDPEKNQNKPVDQDIATPDSTVRVLVIHTQEDWAIAQQSWQIMKKNEAGSRE, from the coding sequence ATGAAAATCCTAGTACTAAATGCTGGCTCTAGCAGTCAAAAAAGTTGTTTGTATGAAATAGCTGATGATGCTTTACCCCCAGAAGCACCCAAACCACTATGGGAAGGCAAAGTCAACTGGACTCAAGATCGGGGTGCGGCAGAAATTGAGGTTAAAACAGCCTCCGGTGAAACTTTGCATGAATCGATTTATGGTGACTCTCGCCAAGCACACATGGCTTATATGCTTTATACCCTCAGTCGTGGTGCGACTAAAGTAGTCAATGAAGTGTCAGAAATTGATGTGGTGGGACATCGTGTAGTTCATGGTGGGCAAGATTACCGCCATAGTGTGGTGGTTACTGAAGAAGTTAAAGGTGCGATCGCTCGTCTTTCTAACCTTGCACCTGCACATAATCCAGCAGCTTTAGAAGGTATCGAAGCAATTGAGAAAAGTTTAGGCGAAGTTCCCCAAGTGGCAGTATTTGATACGGGTTTTCATTCCACACTCCCGGATGCGGCGGCGATTTATCCCGGCCCTTATGAATGGGTAGAACAAGGTATTCGCCGTTATGGGTTTCACGGTATCAGTCATCAATATTGTTCTGGACGGGCGGCGCAAATTCTTGGTCGAGATTTAGCATCGTTGCGAATCATTAGTTGTCACTTGGGTAACGGTTGTTCCTTAGCAGCAATTAAAGATGGTCGCAGTATTGATACAACAATGGGTTTCACACCTTTAGATGGGTTAATGATGGGTAGTCGTTGCGGTTCCATCGACCCAGGGATTTTAATTTACCTAATGCGACAATTTAATTACTCAGCCGAAAGCTTGGATTATGTATTAAATAAAGCTTCTGGATTACGTGGAATTTCTGGAGTTTCCAGCGATTTACCGCAAGTTATTGATGCGATCGCCCAAGGTAATGAACGCGCCCAACTCGCTTGGGATATGTACGTCCATCGCCTGCGTTCGGAAATTGGGGCGATGCTGGCTAGTTTGGGTGGATTAGATGTATTGTTATTTACCGCAGGCGTAGGAGAAAAATCAGCCGGGATTCGTCAAGCCGTCTGCGAAGCCTTTGGATTTTTGGGCTTGAAAATTGACCCAGAAAAAAATCAAAATAAACCTGTTGATCAAGATATTGCCACACCTGATTCTACAGTGCGAGTGTTAGTAATTCATACCCAAGAAGATTGGGCGATCGCACAACAATCTTGGCAAATCATGAAAAAGAATGAAGCAGGGAGTAGGGAGTAG
- a CDS encoding adenosine deaminase, translated as MPRRAPLYFFLGILTSSSCFIFSVSAQVPSNSQQSSTRSEAQAASWFEAHRSQPAALRAFVQRMPKGGDIHSHLSGAVYAEHYLEWGATDGYCVNPQAGTLVEPKACNQDSSYFPASELFNRTSVYDSLINRWSTRNLQFAGKSGHDQFFEAFAGFGTISDSMSRRDDMVASVANRAASQHITYLELMLTVQGSEVRQLGREVGWNQDFKEMHSQLLKRGLTKLVTLGSQQLTQLESEVAKTLSCGTPSAQPGCTVTVRYLQQTTRTKSPVEVFAQLAYAFALASSSKQVVGINLVAPEDHPIALRDYTLQMQMLQFLKRQYPNIKVSLHAGELTLGLVPTEHLRFHIRQAVEVAQASRIGHGVDILFEERPFELMKQMQQRGVLVEICLTSNEVILNVQGNQHPFMQYWKAGVPMTLASDDEGISRIDLSHEYLLAATRYGLTYKDLKRLARNSLEYSFATGNSLWKSPEFKAMVPACASDTPGDTSVSSGCSAFLQKSDRARIQWQLESEFTQFESLENWL; from the coding sequence ATGCCTAGACGAGCGCCCTTATATTTTTTTTTAGGAATATTAACGAGTTCTAGCTGTTTCATCTTCAGTGTATCAGCCCAAGTTCCATCTAATTCGCAGCAATCCTCAACTCGGAGTGAAGCTCAAGCTGCTAGTTGGTTTGAAGCCCATCGCTCCCAGCCAGCCGCTTTACGAGCATTTGTACAGCGAATGCCGAAGGGAGGAGATATTCACAGTCATCTAAGCGGGGCTGTGTATGCAGAACATTATCTAGAGTGGGGTGCAACCGATGGGTATTGTGTGAATCCACAAGCGGGGACTTTAGTTGAACCCAAGGCTTGTAATCAGGACAGTAGCTATTTTCCCGCCTCAGAATTGTTCAACCGAACATCTGTTTATGATTCTCTAATAAATCGTTGGTCTACTCGTAACCTGCAATTTGCTGGAAAATCTGGACACGACCAATTTTTTGAAGCTTTTGCTGGATTTGGGACAATATCAGACTCTATGAGCCGTCGGGATGATATGGTTGCATCCGTAGCAAATCGGGCAGCTTCGCAGCATATTACTTATCTAGAGTTAATGCTGACTGTTCAAGGGAGTGAAGTTCGACAGCTAGGGCGTGAAGTGGGTTGGAATCAAGACTTCAAAGAGATGCACAGTCAATTGCTCAAGCGAGGATTAACCAAGCTAGTGACACTTGGCTCTCAGCAATTAACACAGTTGGAGAGTGAAGTTGCGAAAACACTCAGTTGCGGCACTCCATCAGCACAGCCTGGATGTACAGTTACCGTGCGCTATTTACAGCAAACTACCAGAACAAAATCGCCGGTGGAAGTATTTGCTCAGTTAGCTTATGCTTTTGCACTGGCTTCATCCTCCAAGCAAGTAGTTGGGATTAATCTCGTCGCTCCAGAGGATCACCCGATCGCACTGCGTGACTACACCTTGCAAATGCAGATGCTACAATTTCTCAAACGCCAATATCCCAATATTAAGGTTTCACTTCATGCCGGAGAGTTAACCTTGGGGTTAGTTCCAACCGAGCATTTACGTTTTCATATTCGGCAAGCTGTAGAAGTAGCACAAGCATCTCGCATTGGACATGGTGTAGATATTCTGTTTGAAGAGCGTCCTTTTGAGTTGATGAAGCAGATGCAACAACGCGGCGTGTTGGTTGAAATCTGCCTGACTAGTAATGAGGTCATTTTGAATGTCCAGGGAAATCAGCATCCTTTTATGCAGTATTGGAAAGCTGGAGTACCAATGACTCTTGCTTCCGATGATGAAGGCATTTCCCGCATTGATTTGAGTCATGAGTATTTGTTAGCCGCAACAAGATATGGGCTGACATATAAAGACCTCAAGCGACTGGCTCGCAATAGCTTAGAATATAGTTTCGCTACCGGAAATAGTCTTTGGAAGTCCCCTGAATTTAAGGCAATGGTTCCCGCTTGTGCCAGCGATACCCCTGGTGATACCTCTGTTTCTTCAGGATGCAGTGCTTTTTTGCAAAAGAGCGATCGCGCAAGAATACAATGGCAACTAGAGTCGGAATT